A single Xylanimonas cellulosilytica DSM 15894 DNA region contains:
- a CDS encoding roadblock/LC7 domain-containing protein yields MVTLSTEATNFGWLLDNFVRTVPGSRHTLVVSADGLLMAMSDQLDRVSGDQLAAIVSGMSSLTRGASRQLHGGNVRQAVIEMDNGFLFLMNVSNGSVLAVVAEASCDIGLIGYEMALLVTRTEQTLTPQLISEMRGNLPVEGAQRTASVG; encoded by the coding sequence ATCGTGACCCTCAGCACCGAAGCGACCAATTTTGGGTGGCTTCTCGACAACTTCGTGCGCACCGTGCCCGGGAGCCGCCACACCCTGGTGGTCTCCGCGGACGGCCTGCTCATGGCGATGTCCGACCAGCTCGACCGAGTCAGCGGCGACCAGCTCGCGGCGATCGTCTCGGGGATGTCCAGCCTGACCCGCGGCGCCTCGCGTCAGCTCCACGGGGGCAACGTGCGCCAGGCCGTCATCGAGATGGACAACGGGTTCCTGTTCCTGATGAACGTCTCCAACGGCTCGGTCCTGGCCGTCGTCGCCGAGGCGTCGTGCGACATCGGCCTCATCGGGTACGAGATGGCCCTGCTCGTCACGCGCACGGAGCAGACGCTCACGCCGCAGCTGATCTCCGAGATGCGCGGCAACCTCCCCGTCGAGGGTGCCCAGCGCACGGCCTCGGTGGGATGA
- a CDS encoding thiamine ABC transporter substrate-binding protein, translating into MTHETPRTRQTPRTRQTPRTRQTPRAGHTLRTRAAAVVVVGLLPALAACGSGETPGADASEPAPSSTVTLVTHDSWAVSEEVVAQFEAESGFTVKQVPMGDAGTLANQVVLTKDSPLGDVVFGIDNTFASRVVDAGALEPHTPAGLPASAVPLVLGDGALTPVTVGDVCVNTDAAWFEAEGIAEPETLEDLTEPEFQDLMVALNPASSSPGMAFLLATIGAFGDDGFGGEGWTGYWAALRANGLRITDSWSDAYYAEFSGGGEGGTRPIVVSYSTSPAFTTTEDGSASTTRALLGTCFRQVEYAGILAGAANPEGARALVDFLVSEPFQADVPGQMYMYPADSSIELPEEWLRFAPLSDSPFDVPPADIAAHREAWLDAWTAAVGA; encoded by the coding sequence TTGACCCACGAGACACCGCGCACCCGTCAGACCCCGCGCACCCGTCAGACACCGCGCACCCGTCAGACCCCGCGTGCCGGTCACACGCTGCGCACGCGCGCCGCGGCCGTCGTCGTCGTCGGGCTGCTGCCTGCGCTGGCGGCCTGCGGATCGGGGGAGACGCCGGGTGCCGACGCGAGCGAGCCGGCGCCGTCGAGCACGGTCACCCTGGTGACGCACGATTCCTGGGCCGTGTCGGAGGAGGTCGTCGCGCAGTTCGAGGCGGAGAGCGGCTTCACGGTGAAGCAGGTGCCGATGGGTGACGCGGGCACGCTCGCCAACCAGGTGGTGCTGACGAAGGACTCGCCGCTGGGCGACGTCGTCTTCGGCATCGACAACACGTTCGCGTCCCGGGTCGTCGACGCCGGGGCGCTCGAGCCCCACACCCCGGCCGGGCTGCCGGCGTCCGCGGTTCCGCTCGTGCTCGGCGACGGGGCGCTGACCCCGGTGACCGTCGGCGACGTGTGCGTCAACACGGACGCGGCATGGTTCGAGGCGGAGGGCATCGCCGAGCCGGAGACGCTCGAGGACCTGACCGAGCCGGAGTTCCAGGACCTCATGGTGGCGCTGAACCCGGCGTCGTCGTCGCCGGGCATGGCGTTCCTGCTGGCCACGATCGGGGCGTTCGGGGACGACGGCTTCGGTGGCGAGGGCTGGACGGGGTACTGGGCCGCGCTGCGCGCCAACGGGCTGCGGATCACCGACTCGTGGTCGGACGCCTACTACGCGGAGTTCTCGGGCGGCGGTGAGGGCGGCACCCGCCCGATCGTCGTGAGCTACTCGACGTCCCCGGCGTTCACGACGACGGAGGACGGCTCGGCGTCCACCACCCGCGCCCTGCTGGGCACCTGCTTCCGTCAGGTCGAGTACGCGGGCATCCTGGCCGGTGCCGCGAACCCGGAGGGTGCCCGCGCGCTGGTCGACTTCCTCGTCTCGGAGCCGTTCCAGGCCGACGTGCCGGGTCAGATGTACATGTACCCGGCGGACTCGTCCATCGAGCTGCCCGAGGAGTGGCTGCGCTTCGCCCCGCTGTCGGACTCGCCGTTCGACGTTCCCCCGGCCGACATCGCCGCCCACCGTGAGGCCTGGCTCGACGCCTGGACCGCTGCGGTCGGCGCCTGA
- a CDS encoding threonine/serine ThrE exporter family protein gives MTTQNPRPGAPGDAELEPVELIRHSGTVQRAGRLALASGHGSYRVKSHMERVGRALGLDDVKAQVALTEITTTSVRDQIFRTEVSEVRTVGINADRLAELENFIGDLPERENAATIERELDRIATKPPLYAPWANALSAGAACGAFAFLNNGGPLECAGVLVAATAGQYVRRSLIHRGINPFGVTMLAGALACLVYLGLIWAMGAVVANPGRHVAGYVSAVLFLVPGFPLVTGALDLARLDFSAGISRLTYALMILFSAALALWAVSAAVGLEPTPPVPLAIYPVLRWSLLTLASFVGVLGFALMFNSPWHMALGAALIGMVANVGRLFLVQEVGLAPQAAAAAAALLVGLLARWIATPLRVPRLTVSVPAVVIMVPGVAAMRGVFELNGGNTTAALGFMVDAGLVVCALAIGLAVSRMLTDREWTFEARRAL, from the coding sequence GTGACCACCCAGAACCCCCGCCCCGGCGCCCCCGGTGATGCCGAGCTCGAGCCCGTCGAGCTGATCCGCCACTCGGGCACCGTGCAGCGGGCCGGGCGCCTCGCGCTCGCGTCGGGTCACGGCAGCTACCGCGTCAAGTCCCACATGGAGCGCGTCGGCCGCGCCCTGGGCCTCGACGACGTCAAGGCGCAGGTCGCGCTCACGGAGATCACGACGACGTCGGTGCGGGACCAGATCTTCCGCACGGAGGTCTCGGAGGTGCGCACCGTCGGCATCAACGCCGACCGCCTCGCCGAGCTGGAGAACTTCATCGGCGACCTGCCCGAGCGGGAGAACGCCGCCACGATCGAGCGCGAGCTCGACCGGATCGCCACCAAGCCGCCCCTGTATGCCCCGTGGGCCAACGCCCTGTCCGCCGGTGCGGCCTGTGGGGCGTTCGCGTTCCTGAACAACGGCGGGCCGCTGGAGTGCGCGGGCGTGCTGGTTGCCGCGACGGCCGGCCAGTACGTGCGGCGCAGTCTCATCCACCGGGGCATCAACCCGTTCGGCGTGACGATGCTGGCGGGCGCGCTCGCCTGTCTCGTCTACCTGGGCCTCATCTGGGCGATGGGCGCCGTGGTCGCCAACCCGGGCCGGCACGTCGCCGGGTACGTCTCGGCCGTGCTCTTCCTGGTCCCGGGCTTCCCGCTCGTGACGGGCGCCCTCGATCTGGCGCGGCTGGACTTCTCCGCAGGCATCTCCCGGCTCACGTATGCCCTGATGATCCTGTTCTCGGCGGCCCTGGCGCTGTGGGCGGTGTCCGCCGCCGTGGGCCTGGAACCGACGCCGCCCGTCCCCCTGGCGATCTATCCCGTGCTGCGCTGGTCGCTCCTGACCCTCGCGAGCTTCGTCGGCGTGCTGGGGTTCGCGCTGATGTTCAACAGTCCGTGGCACATGGCGCTCGGGGCCGCGCTCATCGGCATGGTGGCCAACGTCGGCCGCCTGTTCCTGGTCCAGGAGGTCGGGCTGGCCCCGCAGGCGGCCGCCGCCGCGGCAGCTCTGCTGGTGGGACTGCTCGCACGGTGGATCGCGACGCCGTTGCGCGTGCCACGGCTGACGGTCTCGGTTCCCGCCGTCGTGATCATGGTTCCCGGCGTCGCGGCCATGCGTGGGGTCTTCGAGCTCAACGGCGGCAACACGACGGCGGCGCTCGGCTTCATGGTCGACGCCGGCCTGGTGGTGTGCGCGCTGGCCATCGGACTGGCGGTGTCGCGCATGCTGACGGACCGTGAGTGGACCTTCGAGGCCCGACGAGCCCTGTGA
- a CDS encoding nitroreductase/quinone reductase family protein — MGTTTAKRPWVPPRWFKRAAWRIHRWIYRVSDGRRGLKRPSAGKSGLLRLRAIGRRSGEERAVILAYFEDGDRYVTLAMNGWDDPAPQWWLNLCAQPDVVVDTVDGPRLVHGRAAEGDERQRLWAALGAHEGWGAGIDRFAALRSRETPVVVLEPRAE, encoded by the coding sequence ATGGGCACGACCACGGCGAAGAGACCCTGGGTACCGCCGCGCTGGTTCAAGCGAGCGGCGTGGCGGATCCATCGCTGGATCTACCGCGTCAGTGACGGCAGACGTGGACTGAAGCGGCCCAGTGCGGGGAAGTCGGGGCTGCTGCGGCTGCGCGCCATCGGCCGGCGGTCGGGTGAGGAGCGCGCCGTCATCCTGGCCTACTTCGAGGACGGGGATCGGTACGTGACCCTCGCGATGAACGGGTGGGACGATCCGGCACCCCAATGGTGGCTGAACCTGTGCGCGCAGCCCGACGTCGTCGTCGACACCGTGGACGGGCCGCGGCTCGTCCACGGGCGTGCCGCCGAAGGAGACGAGCGGCAACGCTTGTGGGCGGCGCTCGGTGCCCACGAGGGCTGGGGGGCGGGGATCGACCGTTTCGCCGCCCTCCGGTCGCGCGAGACGCCCGTCGTGGTGCTCGAGCCACGCGCGGAGTAG
- a CDS encoding DUF742 domain-containing protein, whose protein sequence is MPHGPHGAGHSGFHAADSYEAATVRPYAVTGGRVRSALSDLPLEALVEVLPGAVSSHGLTPEKRAILQHAAHTYVSIAELSALLRLPLGVVRILVADLQEAGHLTVHTSTPVNVHTGHGSSQSGLSLSVLESVLNGISAL, encoded by the coding sequence ATGCCCCACGGTCCTCACGGCGCCGGCCACTCCGGCTTTCACGCTGCCGATTCCTACGAGGCAGCCACGGTGCGCCCGTACGCGGTCACCGGCGGACGGGTTCGGTCGGCGCTGTCCGACCTTCCGCTCGAGGCACTCGTCGAGGTCCTGCCGGGCGCGGTGTCGAGCCACGGCCTGACGCCGGAGAAGCGCGCGATCCTCCAGCACGCGGCGCACACGTACGTGTCGATCGCCGAGCTCTCGGCCCTGCTGCGGCTGCCGCTGGGCGTCGTCCGCATCCTGGTGGCCGACCTGCAGGAAGCAGGTCACCTCACCGTGCACACCTCGACCCCGGTGAACGTGCACACCGGGCACGGCAGCTCCCAGTCGGGCCTGTCCCTCAGCGTCTTGGAGAGTGTTCTCAATGGCATTTCCGCCCTCTGA
- a CDS encoding DUF4235 domain-containing protein: MVLTLAAGWLAQKAVGMIWEKSTGHHAPTDLDDDEITVVQAVTFAAVSGGVAVLARRLTRRGVVRAAARITPKPPPA, from the coding sequence ATGGTGCTGACACTCGCCGCGGGATGGCTGGCGCAGAAGGCCGTCGGGATGATCTGGGAGAAGAGCACCGGTCACCACGCACCCACGGACCTTGATGACGACGAGATCACGGTCGTCCAGGCCGTGACCTTTGCCGCGGTCTCGGGCGGCGTGGCCGTCCTGGCCCGCCGGCTCACCCGCCGGGGCGTCGTGCGCGCTGCGGCCCGGATCACGCCGAAGCCGCCGCCGGCCTGA
- a CDS encoding GTP-binding protein, translating into MKIVVAGGFAVGKTTFIGSISDVEPLNTEAAMTEHSVGVDDAGGVTDRKTTTTVAMDFGRVALPGNLWLYLFGTPGQDRFLFMWDDLVRGAIGAVVLVDTDRLEQCFPAIDYFESRNIPFVVGVNCFDGVAKHRLEDVREALQIPAHVPMLYTDARSRAATKQTLISLVQLAMRQLRSGATA; encoded by the coding sequence GTGAAGATCGTCGTCGCGGGTGGTTTCGCCGTCGGCAAGACGACGTTCATCGGCTCGATCTCCGACGTCGAGCCGTTGAACACCGAGGCCGCGATGACCGAGCACTCGGTGGGCGTCGATGACGCGGGTGGCGTCACGGACCGCAAGACGACGACGACGGTCGCCATGGACTTCGGCCGTGTCGCACTGCCGGGCAACCTGTGGCTCTACCTGTTCGGCACGCCCGGCCAGGACCGGTTCCTGTTCATGTGGGACGACCTGGTGCGCGGCGCGATCGGCGCCGTCGTCCTGGTGGACACGGACCGTCTCGAGCAGTGCTTCCCGGCGATCGACTACTTCGAGTCGCGCAACATCCCGTTCGTCGTCGGCGTCAACTGCTTCGACGGCGTCGCGAAGCACCGCCTGGAGGACGTGCGCGAGGCGCTGCAGATCCCGGCGCACGTGCCGATGCTCTACACGGACGCGCGTTCGCGCGCGGCGACGAAGCAGACGCTGATCTCGCTCGTCCAGCTGGCCATGCGCCAGCTCCGCTCGGGCGCCACCGCCTGA